The Perca fluviatilis chromosome 17, GENO_Pfluv_1.0, whole genome shotgun sequence region GATAACCCCTCTGACTTCCTTGCTACGGATCGGCAAGTGTCTTATTGTTGATGCACAATGGAATAGCCTATAGGCCTACATAGGCTATTGTGACATTTTTGGACAGACTTCGCACATTCAGTGTAAAGTATATCTTCTTTCTTTGTAGAAAGAGAGAAATGcgtgtgccttttttttaagagcagcaAAATAGAAAATCACAGACGCAAGTAACATGTCAGTCATATCAGCTTCTGTTCTTTTCTCGCCTTTTTAATAATGCAGATCCGACTTGAACTTACAGCTTTCCTGATGGAGCAATTAACATAAATGCATAATACAAACAATCccaaaaatgttttaactgtCACTGTGGCACTACGTGCTGTTTTGCGGCAGATCTCGCCCGTCATTGTACACAACAGCCCCGGGAGGATAAAACACCACAGCGGGCTCCTCGGGCGCATTGGCCTGGACCTGGTGCCTTTGCTCGTCCATCGCTGGCTTTGTGGTGGCTGTGAACGGCCTTATAGTCGGAGAAGTCATCCGCCAGAAGAGTTTTTTTAGCGCTTTCCTGAACTCCCGCCTCATCAGGCAGTACAGAATGGGGTTCAGGCAGCTGTTGGAGTGCGCCAGGCACACGGACACGGGGAAGACGTACACCTGCGTGGTGTAGTACTCATAACTGAAATGAACCACATTGAGTTTGATGAGGATGCCCCAGGCTGTCAGCGCCTGGTTGGGCAGCCAGCAGAGGAAAAAGGATAAAACCACGATGGTGACAGACTTGGTGACCTTGGCGCGTCGTTTGGCGCTCGAGGTGTTGATGTTTTTGGAGGTGATGGAGCGCAAAAGGAGCAGATAGCAGGCTGAGATGATGCCCAGCGGCAACATAAAACCCAGCAACACTTTCTGAGAATGATACAGTCCCAGCCAAAACTGCGCCGTTCCGTTAGTTTCCGGGAATTTGACAAGACACAAGTCCTCACTGGAAACGGTCACCGTCGTGGAGAAAACTGCGTGCGGCAGAGCGGCGGAGACAGCGGCAAACCAGATGAAAACGGTGATGCACCGCGCGGAGCAGCAGTGtggccgccgccgccgcctGCACTTGAGCGCAGAGGCGAGCGACCAGTACCTCGCCACGCTCATAGCAGTCAGGAAAAACACGCTGGCATACATGTTCATAGCCGTCACATAGGAGACAATCTTGCACATCGCTTTGCCGAAAAGCCACGTAAAGTCCAGCGCGTTTTCCACCGCCCAGAACGGCAGAGTAAGGACGAACTGGAAGTCCGTAACCGCCAAACAAGTTACGAAAAGGTTGATGGAGGACTTTTTCCACACCTGTTTGGACTTCATCAAGTACAGCACTAGTAAATTCCCAACCAGACCCAGCGCGCAAACCAGCGAGTAAATGACAGAGATGATTATCCTCACAACAGCAGCGCCGTCTCCCACATAATCTGTTTTCTTGAAGTCTGACAGGTGGAAGTCTCCGTCGGAGCGGTTGGTCGTGTTAAAAATGCAGCTCAGGTTGAAGTTTGCAGCAGAGACAATCCCTGCTGAGCCTTCGTAGTTAGTGTCTCCAGACATTTTAACTTTAATCGCTAAGGATGTTTCTCTAAGTCATGCGTATAGATCCAAAGCCAGTTTGCATGttacttaaataaaatatacacaaacactGTTTTCTGTGAAtcgaaacaaaaacaaaataactgaaAAGTAGCTGTGTATCCGTGATGTGTGACAGAGCTTGTCATTAGGTTGCCGTATTGCTCTGAGATTTTTCTCTGTGCTTCTCAGCTCTCCAACTGAAAACGCGTCCTGACGCAGCAATCTGGCGCTGTCCTTGGTTCTGATTCGATGGCATTTGGAAACCAAGAATCCAAAACGTAGAAAATGTATCTTCTTGAGTTGGGTATAAAAACAATTGTgaattgtatttgttttcataTGCAAACCTTCTTGAGTCGACTGTGGAATTACATTACAAGCGTACTTTACGCATTGGAGATTTCTCTAACATCGATATAGATTtaccatcactttttttttttttttttttttttttttttttttttttttttttctctctctctctcacacacacacacacacacacacacacacacacacacacacacacgcacgcacacacacacacacacacacacacacaccacacacacaaacacacacacacacacacacacacacacacatttcatacTGCATAAGTAATTATTTGTTTATACTTTATCTTGaacatgtaaaacaaaaaaaatcttcaagGATGTACACAGAATACATGCTCATAATGACAGAAACtatgaaacaaaaatgtaaagtgTAGAGAATCTGTTATGAATATTATAAGGTAGTGGCTAAAGTCCCAGCTtcctctggagccacaaaaggctttgTACAACTTTTTGCACATGCATCAGTAGTTGAAATGCATGCTCAATAAGGTTTAAGATGGACTTGGCCAGTCTGAAACCTTCCACTTCAACCCTTGATGAAGCCGCTGAAAAAGCTCTGATTGATTTTCTCAGCTTTAAAATTGCTTGCTCCCATACAGCTCCTGGTCTTCATGTTGGTTAAACCTTTTTAAGTATAAATGCGGTCTGCATAGGCGAGGCTGCAAATCAAAACCATATAAAAAGAATATCTGAGCTGACACATGAGGTTTTTTTCTATATTCATCATGCTTTATACTGTAGTTTCATTTGAGAAGACCAGCAGGACATGAACTTCATCCATCCTGATTTGTTTGGTCCCTGATTCCTTTCTATTAGTGGGAGTCAAAATGAAATTAATATAACATATGTTATATTCCTTCACTAAATGCTTTACCCTTTGCTTTGGGAATATATACCACAAATCTGCAGAAATTATTATGTCAGATTCCCTGTGAAGCGTTGCAATGTCTGTGACAGGAACAATAATCTCTGCTTTAGCTGGTATCTGTTCCAATCACAACGACATGCCTTTCCACTGATGGTTTCCTGATCCCTGTTTTGGAGGATATCTTGACAGCTCATGTCAGGAAGTGGATGGATTTAGAGAGGGAGAATGATAGCTGCAGAATCCACACTGCATTTACCCACCTAGCCTACTAAAATCTTTATGATTAAAATGTTATTGGTTCACATGAATCTGATTATGACAATGTTGCTACTCCCGGCTACTAATAACAATAAACTAATAGAAGTGTGCTAATAGAAGTCAGATCACAGTACTGGCATGGGAGCATCAGAATAACGTTTGTTTCTGAAATATTAAACCCTGAAGACATATTTCTTTACttacttaaaagtaaaaataccaCAGAGTGAAAATATtctgttaaaagtaaaagtcctgcattcaaaattttacttCAATAAAAGTACAGTAACATTCAGCAAAAATACCACAGAGTGAAAATACCCTGGTAAaggtaaaagtcctgcattcaaaatatgtCTTTAATAAAAGTACAGTAACATTCACTTCAAGTATCAAAAGTTAAATTACTCATTATGCAagcatttaaataaacattaacatattagcagaattgtaattgtaatttaagCCATCAACATGCTAGGGACTGtagatgaaaattagcctgtatggctaaatctggcacatttacatgttggactctgtactcatgttgattaatgtgcgttgtcccttttaaataaatacatctaaATCTAATGTCTTACCTGGTTCAGGTGGAACTAATTCAAACAATTTTATATACTTTTGGGTAATTAAATTTACTGTGTAACAATGCGTCATAATTAATATGCTCATTTTAGGTTTCTATAACCTTTTAATCAGCAAAGTAATTAGGAACTATATCTGTCAgattaaaaagtacaaaattaccctctgaaatatagtggagtagaagtatagcGAAGCATAAATTGGACatattcaagtaaaagtaccttcAAATTGTGGTTTGTTACATTCCATCATTGATTCAGTGTTCAGTTCATGTTCAGTATTTTCGAAGTTGTGATAGGTGTTCTGCTGACCTCCAGTGTTGTTAATGAAAACTACAAAAACTGCACACATTGATTCGATACAACACACTTTTTATTGGGTTCTGTATTCTGCAGGATTATACAACATTTGACAAATAGACAAATACATTCGCCTTTTATAATGTGCCATCAAGGAACAAAGACTATTTATGAAGAAGTCGGCCCCTGCTAGACccggaacaaacacacacacacacacacacacacacacacacacacacacacacacacacacacacacacacacacacacacacacacacacacacacacacacacacacacacacacacacacacacacacacacacacataatgagGATGTTTCACAGCACATTAATGCACAAACAAAACCCAAACCCacatgaaacaaaataaaaacacaaaaaactccCCTTGCTACACCCTACCCCTCCAAAATAAATTAGGTTGGAATATCTGAAAATTTTGTATTCTTGATGTACTTAAAAAAGGGGCCCCAGACCTCGACAAATGCACTGGACCTTCCTTGTAGAGTCTTATTTCCTCCATCTTTGGGAAGCACTTCTCAAATCCAAAGTGTATGAGACGAGGGTGCAGAAGATTTTCACCTCGTCAGCATCAGTCTCCTAGCCAGTAAAGTAGTGAAGGCGATTGCATTCCTTTGTGATAAAGAGAAAGAGGGTTAAGAGGCTGACACCCCAAAAAGAGCACCGAAAAAGTAAGGGTCAAGCTTCGGCCCAGTAGCTCAGACAGAGGATGGATGAACAGAGGAGCCagagcacatatatatatatagggtttGCAGGAGCCTGATGACATATGTCACAGATAGGGGAGACATCGTTGAAAATCCTTGTGTACCCTTCCCAGAATCTCTTTCCAAACCTTACACAATATTTTCTCCCCACAAAACTGTCTCCCATTGTAAGTGACcatagtttaaaatacttttattttgaaataacaCAAACAGTTTAAGagacctttattttgaaatcacaCGGAACAGGAGGAAGctgcaaaaaaaggaaaaacatagcAGCGCGCAGCAAACCTTGCTAGACGAGAGCCGTTACTTTTTCGCTCTCTTGCTTAAAACATACACCACATGTACTATACAACATGTAAACTCAACATTTTTCATTGTCTTACTGAAGCTTATTTGTATGTCCTCGCTTCAGATTACCCTTTGAACGTATATGCTCGTGTTAAGTCTGTCGGTGAACTACCTGCAAGTGGCTAATGGACAGCTAAGTAGACTGCTAGCTTTGCACCCTTGGGAAGTGGAGCGAGTTATGGAATCCTTAAATGACTCTTATTTAACATGTTCAGTTGTTCAAGTGAACTTGtaatgcaaagtgttaaattatATTTGCAATGTTTCTTGGGTTATGAGTTAACACGGGTCAGCAACTTGTGAATTTAATGTGAACATTGGCTTTACTGTAGCCTATTGCATTTATCATTTGAGcgtcaagttaatattttgcatAAACCCATGCACtgtatttgtaatttatttacttGCTCTTATTTGTATCATATCCTTTAGTTTCACGGTGCTGGAAGAGCGGCAATAAACGTTATTGCACCCGTTTTCGAGACTTCTCTTCATTTCGGTTCCAAGGGCTGCTACACCCATAGTAACTTAAagcacccatattatgctcattttcaggttcataactgtattttaaggttgtaccagaa contains the following coding sequences:
- the rxfp3 gene encoding relaxin-3 receptor 1 — protein: MSGDTNYEGSAGIVSAANFNLSCIFNTTNRSDGDFHLSDFKKTDYVGDGAAVVRIIISVIYSLVCALGLVGNLLVLYLMKSKQVWKKSSINLFVTCLAVTDFQFVLTLPFWAVENALDFTWLFGKAMCKIVSYVTAMNMYASVFFLTAMSVARYWSLASALKCRRRRRPHCCSARCITVFIWFAAVSAALPHAVFSTTVTVSSEDLCLVKFPETNGTAQFWLGLYHSQKVLLGFMLPLGIISACYLLLLRSITSKNINTSSAKRRAKVTKSVTIVVLSFFLCWLPNQALTAWGILIKLNVVHFSYEYYTTQVYVFPVSVCLAHSNSCLNPILYCLMRREFRKALKKLFWRMTSPTIRPFTATTKPAMDEQRHQVQANAPEEPAVVFYPPGAVVYNDGRDLPQNST